A genomic segment from Bradyrhizobium sp. CB1015 encodes:
- a CDS encoding winged helix-turn-helix domain-containing protein, producing the protein MRYLFEDYALDVERRELNRGVDHVSATPQVFDLLLYLIRNRERVVSKDDLINAVWKGRIVSDAALTTRLNAVRAAIGDTGEEQHRLIKTFPRKGFRFVGAVREDVSKNTTTSIDPVEPDNLQFPLPDKPSIAVLPFENMSGDLEQEYFADGMVEEIIIGLSRSKSVFVIARQSTGTYKGKVVDIKQVGRELGVRYVLEGSVRKSGSRIRIAGQLIDATTGLNLWADKFDSPLENIFELQDRVTSKVIGAITPLLQRAEIERARRKPTESLQAYDYYLRALAAFYQRTREQTTEALNLTEIATRLDPEFASAYALGARCYIQRKSFGWLAGTADEIAEAQRLASRAIELDPDDPSVLARAGHALAFVVGEVEEGADLVSRAISLDPNQVTARYWMGWIHLWLGEIDAGIEQFQFALRLSPLDPSIFTAHSGLAWAHFLAGRYEEATAWAAATIRRQPNFLAGHRIMMACHAMSGRTEEAQQSCMLALQFDPSLRVSRIKEIVPLRRVQDIQRLSQAFRIAGLPE; encoded by the coding sequence TTGCGTTATCTCTTTGAGGACTATGCACTCGACGTTGAGCGGCGCGAACTCAATCGCGGGGTGGACCACGTCTCCGCCACGCCACAAGTTTTCGATCTTCTCCTCTACCTGATCCGAAACAGGGAGCGCGTCGTCAGCAAGGACGACCTTATCAACGCCGTTTGGAAAGGTCGCATTGTGTCCGATGCTGCGCTTACGACGCGTCTGAATGCTGTCCGCGCGGCCATCGGCGATACCGGCGAAGAGCAGCATCGCCTCATCAAGACTTTTCCGCGCAAGGGCTTCCGCTTTGTTGGAGCAGTACGGGAAGACGTCAGCAAAAATACGACAACGTCCATCGACCCTGTCGAGCCAGATAATCTCCAATTCCCGCTCCCGGATAAACCCTCGATCGCGGTGCTTCCATTCGAAAACATGAGCGGCGATCTCGAGCAGGAATATTTTGCTGACGGCATGGTAGAGGAAATCATCATCGGGCTGTCGCGCTCAAAATCCGTGTTCGTGATCGCCCGCCAATCTACAGGCACATACAAAGGCAAGGTCGTCGATATCAAGCAAGTCGGACGTGAACTCGGAGTCCGCTACGTGCTCGAAGGCAGCGTCCGAAAGAGCGGAAGCCGCATTCGCATTGCTGGTCAACTCATTGATGCCACGACAGGGTTAAATCTATGGGCGGATAAGTTCGATAGTCCTCTCGAAAATATCTTTGAGCTTCAGGATCGGGTGACCAGCAAGGTAATAGGCGCAATAACTCCACTGTTGCAGCGCGCCGAGATTGAGCGTGCAAGACGCAAGCCGACGGAAAGCCTTCAAGCTTATGACTATTACCTTCGGGCGTTGGCAGCTTTCTATCAACGCACCCGTGAACAGACGACCGAGGCGCTCAATCTAACTGAGATTGCAACTCGTCTCGATCCGGAGTTCGCGTCAGCTTACGCACTCGGCGCCCGCTGCTATATTCAGAGGAAGTCGTTCGGTTGGTTGGCTGGTACTGCGGACGAGATTGCTGAAGCCCAGCGTCTCGCAAGCCGGGCGATCGAGCTCGATCCAGACGATCCGTCAGTACTTGCTCGGGCCGGCCACGCTCTTGCCTTCGTGGTTGGCGAGGTCGAGGAGGGCGCAGACCTGGTATCGCGGGCTATAAGCCTGGATCCCAATCAAGTTACTGCACGATATTGGATGGGATGGATCCACCTTTGGCTTGGGGAAATTGACGCAGGTATCGAGCAATTCCAATTCGCGCTCCGTTTGAGCCCGCTGGACCCATCGATATTCACCGCGCATTCCGGTTTGGCTTGGGCTCATTTCTTGGCTGGCCGGTATGAGGAAGCCACAGCTTGGGCGGCGGCTACCATCCGGCGACAACCTAATTTTCTCGCAGGACATCGCATCATGATGGCATGCCATGCGATGTCCGGGCGCACCGAGGAAGCGCAGCAGTCCTGCATGCTCGCCCTACAATTTGATCCCTCTCTGCGTGTGTCCCGAATCAAGGAAATAGTCCCGCTGCGAAGGGTGCAAGATATTCAACGATTATCGCAAGCATTCCGAATTGCGGGCTTGCCCGAATAA
- a CDS encoding GAF domain-containing protein: MDRPDEENRPAQARRTRTSRPAKARQKSLDARDRRLGELTRELEEALQQQTATSEVLSIIRKSPADAQPVFEAIVQSAARLCGTLFSIVYLRESDRLHVAATKNFSPLATNQIKERPELRQLNRSYAGGRAVLDRTIVHVHDVLEDPDYSREFALAGGWRAVLAVPLLHEGKSVGVVSVGKVEPKPFSDRQVQLLQTFADQAVIAIENVRMFQEVQVKTRDLEEALRYQSGGANILNVIASSPTDVQPVLNAIVESACEVCEANDAAVLLKDGNDLRFRAHHGPIDINLEKWPITRGWTAGRAFVDGKPVHLRDTLSDEGKEFPDSAALSAFPYTNSRVRSVLSVPMLRESEPVGVILLRRTEMRPFSDKQIALLQTFADQAVIAIENTRLFNDTQAALERQTATAEILKVIASSPDDVQPVFEAIVSSAKRLLGGRASALYRIVNGMLQLEAFTSLDPESDEALKRSFPVPASEYPQLALVEKGESFQFADTEKDAPEIQTRIARLRGFRSVLLTPLVHNRTTIGLVVVSRTQVGSFADRHVDLMRTFADQAVIAIENVRLLNETKESLAHQTATSDVLQAIGSSMADTQPVFEKILDSVERLFESRQCAVMLGAADGMMHLAARRGIGADAMDRFYPLPLAQTMAGNVLERKQQTYVPSALSPLASPVMRRVAETAGDFSVVLTPMLWEGRGIGVINLSRAPNAVFSEKELALLRTFADQAVIAIQNARLFNELQARTRDLSESLQQQTATADVLKVISRSTFNLQKVLETLVESAARLCDAERANIFQRDGELYRLLVNYGFSRELEEYLKQYPLTSGRGTIVGRAVLEGKTIHVPDVLTDPEYTSHDYQSRGNWRSCLGVPLSRDGEILGVFFLTRSEVRPFTQKQIELVTTFADQAVIAIKNVELFEEVRAKTRDLEESLQQQTATAEVLEVISRSAFDLKAVFDTVAEHSVKLCDADRAIIFRYDGKLLHIATAFNTAPGFIEWIAQNPIPPGRHSGAARAALERRTVHIPDVQNDSEYVYGAKNVEAIRTILGVPIIKGRNLLGVIMIFRLEVKPFTEKQIALVETFADQAAIAIENTRLFDDTREALERQTATGDVLKIISRSSVDLEKVLETLVETVARLCRADQVYMFHLRHDLWHLIADYGLSTEAREFFKTNPFTPGRGSTSGRAAMELRAVSITDVLQDPEYALSEGQAIAGYRSTLGVPLLRENTLIGVFSIVRTRVDPFASKEIELATSFADQAVIAIENARLFDELRERQAELRVTFDNMGDGVAMFGPDRRLVAWNRNFQEMLDLPDAVLVSRPRFAELFRYLAARGEFGSADLEAELGRSVDDASREMRYERIRPDGRIIEVRRNPVPEGGFVLIYADITERKRAEEAIRLARDAAQNALRDLQTAQDRLVQTEKLASLGQLTAGIAHEIKNPLNFINNFAALSAELTDELSDTLRPVPFDERVRGDVEELTGTLKSNLAKVVQHGKRADSIVKNMLLHSREGSSELRAVDINGLVDESLNLAYHGARAEKPGFNITLQRQFDAAAGEAELFPQEITRALLNLISNGFYAATKRTAENGPEATEPTLLVSTKNLGASVEIRIRDNGTGIPADVKEKIFNPFFTTKPAGEGTGLGLSMTHDIIVKQHGGTIRVNTEPGLFTEFIVTLPRAMSVKSR; this comes from the coding sequence ATGGACCGACCTGATGAAGAGAATCGCCCAGCTCAGGCTCGCAGAACGCGAACGAGCAGACCTGCGAAGGCTCGGCAGAAGTCTCTGGATGCGCGGGACCGTCGACTTGGCGAACTGACCAGAGAGCTCGAAGAGGCGCTTCAGCAGCAGACCGCGACCAGCGAAGTGCTGAGCATCATTCGTAAATCGCCTGCGGACGCGCAACCTGTCTTCGAGGCGATCGTTCAGAGCGCCGCACGTCTTTGTGGCACGCTCTTCAGTATTGTTTATCTGAGGGAGAGTGATCGTCTTCACGTCGCCGCCACGAAGAACTTCTCGCCACTCGCCACAAATCAAATCAAGGAACGCCCCGAGCTCAGGCAGCTCAATCGTTCCTACGCCGGCGGACGAGCCGTGCTCGACCGCACGATCGTGCACGTCCATGACGTGTTGGAGGATCCGGACTATTCGCGAGAGTTCGCGTTGGCCGGCGGATGGCGCGCCGTGCTTGCAGTTCCCCTGCTTCACGAGGGAAAATCCGTCGGTGTCGTGTCAGTCGGCAAGGTCGAACCAAAGCCATTTTCGGATCGGCAAGTTCAGCTTTTGCAAACATTCGCCGATCAGGCGGTGATCGCTATCGAGAATGTCCGCATGTTCCAGGAGGTCCAGGTCAAGACGCGCGACCTGGAGGAAGCGCTTCGATACCAGTCCGGGGGAGCCAACATCCTCAATGTCATCGCGTCCTCGCCGACCGACGTGCAGCCGGTGCTGAATGCCATCGTCGAGAGCGCGTGCGAGGTTTGTGAGGCCAACGATGCCGCCGTGCTTCTGAAGGACGGTAATGACCTACGCTTTCGAGCGCATCATGGCCCAATCGATATAAATCTCGAGAAATGGCCGATAACTCGCGGCTGGACCGCGGGTCGCGCCTTTGTCGACGGTAAGCCGGTGCATTTACGCGATACGCTGTCGGACGAAGGCAAGGAGTTCCCGGACAGCGCGGCGCTGTCGGCATTCCCATACACCAACTCCCGTGTTCGCAGTGTGCTATCGGTGCCCATGTTACGCGAAAGCGAACCTGTCGGGGTCATTCTGCTGCGCCGCACCGAGATGCGTCCGTTCAGCGACAAGCAGATCGCGCTGCTGCAGACGTTCGCCGACCAGGCCGTGATCGCGATCGAGAATACGCGCCTGTTCAACGATACGCAGGCAGCACTGGAGCGGCAAACCGCGACTGCGGAAATCCTTAAGGTGATCGCCAGCTCGCCGGACGATGTCCAGCCCGTGTTTGAGGCAATCGTTAGCAGTGCGAAACGGTTGCTTGGCGGCCGTGCAAGCGCACTGTACCGCATCGTCAACGGCATGCTTCAGCTCGAGGCTTTTACATCCCTGGATCCCGAGTCCGACGAAGCACTGAAGCGCTCGTTTCCCGTACCAGCCTCGGAATACCCTCAGCTTGCATTGGTCGAGAAGGGTGAGTCGTTCCAGTTTGCTGACACCGAGAAAGACGCGCCCGAAATCCAGACTAGGATCGCCCGCCTGCGCGGTTTTCGCAGTGTCCTCCTGACGCCACTTGTACACAACCGAACGACGATCGGCTTGGTGGTGGTGTCGCGCACGCAGGTCGGCTCTTTCGCCGATCGTCACGTCGACCTAATGCGGACCTTTGCCGATCAGGCGGTGATCGCGATTGAAAACGTGCGGCTGCTCAACGAGACGAAGGAGTCGCTGGCGCATCAGACCGCCACGTCGGACGTTCTACAGGCGATCGGCAGCTCGATGGCCGACACGCAGCCGGTATTCGAGAAGATTCTCGACAGCGTCGAGCGGCTTTTTGAAAGCAGGCAGTGCGCGGTCATGCTCGGCGCCGCAGACGGTATGATGCACCTGGCCGCGCGCCGCGGCATCGGCGCTGACGCCATGGACCGCTTCTACCCGTTACCGCTTGCGCAGACGATGGCTGGCAACGTTCTTGAGAGGAAGCAACAGACCTACGTTCCCAGTGCGCTGAGCCCGCTGGCATCGCCGGTCATGCGCCGGGTCGCTGAGACGGCGGGAGATTTTTCGGTTGTGTTAACCCCGATGCTTTGGGAGGGCCGGGGCATCGGTGTGATCAACCTCTCCCGGGCGCCGAACGCGGTCTTCAGCGAAAAGGAATTGGCGCTGCTGCGCACTTTCGCTGATCAGGCGGTGATCGCCATTCAGAACGCGCGGCTGTTCAACGAGTTGCAGGCGCGCACGCGCGACCTTTCCGAGTCACTGCAGCAGCAGACGGCCACTGCCGACGTGCTCAAGGTGATCAGCCGTTCGACTTTCAATTTGCAGAAGGTGCTGGAAACTCTTGTGGAGTCGGCAGCAAGGCTGTGCGACGCGGAGAGGGCAAACATCTTCCAACGCGACGGCGAGCTATACAGACTATTGGTCAATTATGGGTTTTCCAGGGAGCTGGAGGAATACCTCAAACAATATCCGCTGACCTCCGGAAGAGGAACGATCGTTGGCCGCGCCGTCCTCGAAGGTAAGACTATTCACGTACCGGATGTGCTTACCGATCCCGAGTACACTTCGCATGACTATCAATCGCGCGGCAACTGGCGAAGCTGCCTCGGCGTTCCCTTGTCAAGAGATGGCGAGATCCTAGGGGTATTTTTCCTTACGCGTTCCGAGGTTAGACCTTTCACCCAGAAGCAGATTGAACTCGTCACGACCTTCGCTGACCAGGCTGTTATCGCGATCAAGAACGTTGAGCTGTTCGAGGAAGTGCGGGCGAAGACTCGCGATCTCGAAGAATCGCTGCAGCAGCAGACCGCCACCGCCGAAGTCCTAGAAGTTATCAGTCGTTCCGCGTTTGACCTGAAGGCGGTGTTTGATACGGTGGCGGAGCACTCGGTCAAACTATGCGATGCGGATAGAGCGATCATCTTCCGCTATGATGGTAAGTTGCTGCACATCGCGACCGCCTTCAATACTGCCCCCGGTTTCATTGAGTGGATAGCGCAAAATCCGATTCCCCCAGGCCGACATAGCGGGGCAGCACGTGCCGCACTGGAACGAAGGACCGTCCACATTCCAGACGTGCAGAACGATTCTGAATACGTTTACGGAGCGAAGAACGTCGAGGCGATTCGGACAATTCTGGGGGTGCCCATTATCAAGGGGAGAAATTTACTCGGCGTCATTATGATCTTCCGCTTGGAGGTAAAGCCGTTTACCGAGAAGCAAATAGCTCTTGTCGAGACGTTCGCTGACCAAGCCGCCATTGCGATCGAGAACACCCGGCTCTTCGACGACACGAGGGAGGCGCTGGAGCGGCAGACCGCAACCGGAGACGTGCTCAAGATCATAAGCCGGTCATCCGTCGACCTAGAGAAGGTACTCGAAACGCTTGTTGAGACGGTGGCTCGCCTCTGCCGGGCTGACCAGGTGTACATGTTTCATCTTCGCCATGATCTTTGGCACTTGATCGCCGATTACGGCTTATCGACTGAGGCAAGAGAATTCTTCAAGACGAACCCATTCACGCCTGGCCGGGGCTCGACGTCTGGTCGAGCAGCAATGGAGCTTCGTGCTGTTTCCATCACTGACGTCTTGCAAGATCCGGAATACGCTCTCAGCGAAGGGCAAGCCATCGCGGGTTATCGGTCGACGCTTGGCGTTCCGTTGCTTCGGGAGAATACCCTCATAGGCGTTTTCAGCATTGTACGTACGCGCGTTGACCCCTTCGCGAGCAAGGAGATCGAACTCGCCACCAGCTTCGCCGACCAGGCGGTGATCGCAATCGAGAATGCTCGCCTATTCGATGAGTTGCGCGAGCGGCAGGCAGAGCTACGCGTAACCTTCGATAATATGGGCGATGGCGTTGCGATGTTTGGTCCGGACAGGCGGCTGGTAGCCTGGAATCGTAATTTTCAGGAGATGCTCGATTTGCCTGACGCAGTGCTCGTCAGCCGCCCGAGGTTTGCCGAACTCTTCCGTTACCTCGCTGCACGAGGCGAGTTTGGTTCCGCTGATCTTGAGGCGGAACTGGGTCGCAGCGTCGACGATGCGAGCCGGGAGATGCGCTACGAGCGCATACGGCCCGATGGCCGCATCATCGAGGTACGGCGAAATCCAGTGCCTGAGGGGGGCTTTGTACTGATTTACGCGGATATCACGGAGCGCAAGCGAGCCGAAGAGGCAATCCGCCTCGCGCGCGACGCCGCCCAAAACGCGTTGCGGGACTTGCAAACGGCACAAGACCGCCTGGTTCAGACTGAGAAGCTCGCTTCGCTTGGCCAGCTCACCGCCGGCATCGCGCACGAAATAAAAAATCCGCTCAACTTTATCAACAACTTCGCGGCTCTCTCGGCAGAGTTGACTGATGAACTCAGCGATACATTGCGTCCCGTTCCGTTCGACGAGAGGGTTCGTGGCGATGTTGAAGAGCTAACCGGGACGCTGAAGTCAAACCTCGCAAAAGTCGTTCAGCACGGCAAGCGCGCGGATTCGATCGTCAAGAACATGCTGCTGCACTCGCGCGAAGGGTCAAGCGAGTTGCGAGCGGTCGATATCAATGGGCTGGTGGATGAAAGCCTGAACCTTGCGTACCACGGCGCGCGTGCCGAAAAGCCCGGCTTCAACATTACGCTGCAGCGTCAATTTGACGCTGCGGCCGGTGAGGCTGAGCTATTCCCGCAGGAGATCACCCGCGCGTTGTTGAACCTCATCTCGAATGGTTTCTATGCGGCGACCAAACGAACGGCCGAGAATGGCCCAGAGGCAACTGAGCCGACATTGTTGGTTAGCACCAAAAATCTGGGCGCTTCAGTTGAGATACGCATTCGGGACAACGGCACCGGCATACCGGCTGACGTGAAGGAGAAGATATTCAACCCCTTTTTCACTACAAAGCCCGCCGGTGAAGGAACGGGACTCGGCTTGTCTATGACTCACGACATCATCGTGAAACAACATGGCGGCACGATCCGGGTTAACACTGAGCCCGGCTTATTTACAGAATTCATCGTCACGCTGCCGCGTGCCATGTCCGTCAAAAGCCGCTAA
- a CDS encoding response regulator, with protein MSTYIVVVDDEPDVEEMFKQHFRRDLRSGRFVMEFALSAPAALEKVKTIPDPSLILILSDINMPGMTGLEMLPKVKAERPNVPVIMITAYGDEATRRKATELGAAGLLPKPIDFSLLRGKIDERLER; from the coding sequence TTGAGCACCTATATTGTTGTCGTCGATGACGAACCCGATGTGGAAGAAATGTTCAAGCAGCACTTCCGGCGAGATCTGCGATCCGGACGCTTTGTGATGGAATTTGCGCTCTCTGCGCCAGCCGCGCTGGAGAAGGTGAAAACTATTCCTGATCCGTCGCTGATCTTGATACTTTCAGACATCAACATGCCAGGGATGACCGGTCTTGAAATGCTGCCCAAGGTGAAGGCGGAACGTCCGAACGTTCCCGTTATCATGATTACCGCCTATGGGGACGAAGCAACAAGAAGAAAAGCGACCGAGCTTGGGGCCGCGGGATTACTTCCCAAACCAATCGACTTCAGCCTCTTACGCGGAAAAATCGACGAGCGTCTGGAGCGGTAG
- a CDS encoding esterase family protein: MNNTWAVLAGTMISAATFSTATWAQTPPPSNCVTQNMGVPPNANTSDKGAPFFIDTTGLDFQTKPPTRDPKSANYPPATELADGTLPPAGAEGNFIIGPTHNPAPETIAKEGVPKGTITTFTLSSKDSVIYNPGLIRDDIPGCRNSSIMSTTTVSGDKSNMIVTTSHPGTWTRNIEVYVPATYVRGTEIPFIVLGDGGSTAWRDMNTTLDNLIAQRRVPPMVSIQVGNGGQDAQGAQRGREYDTVSGTYAQFIEREVLPLVEEKAGVKLTKNPDGRATMGLSSSGTAAFTMAWFSPELYRRVLAYSPTMVNQQWPWNPALRGGAWEYHSAWAGPAGPNLIVKAGQLTPSDQPAGAPLIPGSPTKPIRYWFEMGDQDLFYPNPTIPDGMHDWTLSAALMAKVLAEKGYHYQYLFARNAKHVDRPTVAQTLPSALEWLWKGYQIP, from the coding sequence ATGAACAACACATGGGCCGTCCTTGCGGGGACGATGATCTCAGCTGCAACGTTCTCGACCGCCACCTGGGCCCAAACTCCGCCTCCGTCCAACTGTGTCACCCAGAACATGGGTGTGCCGCCCAACGCCAACACGTCGGACAAAGGGGCGCCGTTCTTCATCGACACGACCGGCCTCGACTTCCAGACCAAGCCGCCGACCCGCGATCCCAAGAGCGCGAACTATCCGCCCGCGACCGAGCTTGCGGACGGCACGCTGCCGCCGGCCGGCGCGGAGGGAAATTTCATCATAGGCCCGACACACAATCCGGCGCCCGAGACGATCGCAAAGGAGGGTGTGCCGAAAGGCACCATCACGACGTTCACGCTGTCGTCCAAGGACAGCGTGATCTACAACCCCGGCCTAATCCGTGACGACATACCCGGCTGCCGCAACTCTTCGATCATGAGCACGACGACGGTGTCGGGCGACAAATCCAACATGATCGTTACCACCAGCCATCCCGGCACATGGACCCGCAATATCGAGGTCTATGTGCCGGCGACTTATGTCCGGGGCACAGAAATCCCGTTCATCGTGCTCGGCGACGGCGGCTCCACCGCCTGGAGGGACATGAACACGACGCTGGATAATCTGATCGCGCAGCGTCGCGTGCCGCCGATGGTGTCGATCCAGGTCGGCAATGGTGGACAGGACGCACAAGGCGCGCAGCGTGGGCGCGAATACGACACTGTGTCGGGCACCTACGCGCAATTTATCGAGCGTGAGGTATTGCCGCTGGTCGAAGAGAAGGCCGGCGTGAAGCTGACGAAAAATCCCGATGGGCGCGCCACAATGGGGTTGAGCTCGAGCGGCACTGCGGCTTTCACCATGGCGTGGTTTAGTCCCGAGCTGTATCGCCGGGTGCTGGCCTATTCGCCCACCATGGTGAACCAGCAATGGCCGTGGAATCCGGCATTGCGCGGCGGTGCCTGGGAATATCACAGCGCGTGGGCGGGGCCGGCTGGTCCCAACCTGATCGTGAAGGCAGGCCAGCTGACGCCGTCGGATCAGCCGGCAGGCGCGCCGCTCATCCCGGGTTCCCCGACAAAACCGATCCGCTACTGGTTCGAGATGGGGGATCAGGACCTGTTCTATCCCAATCCGACAATCCCTGACGGCATGCACGACTGGACGCTGTCCGCCGCGCTGATGGCAAAAGTGCTGGCGGAGAAAGGCTATCACTATCAGTACCTGTTTGCGCGCAACGCCAAGCATGTCGACCGCCCGACAGTGGCGCAGACGCTGCCTTCGGCGCTGGAATGGCTGTGGAAGGGCTATCAGATTCCGTGA
- a CDS encoding Crp/Fnr family transcriptional regulator codes for MNSNADFSRILDRILDTAADNFRIAKILIQMGLDPDNITYDALFNRLFEIVLVNITLANMFALVGAIFFVATLLMQRMVPLRVANMVGCTFFAISCALSGSVATFLLYLLLLPVNAVRLRQLLKLVKKARNATRGDRSMEWLKPFMTERRYRRGDILFRKGDAASEMFLIVTGTFLVKEIGVELPPGRFMGELGFLTPDNRRTATVECIEEGQVLTITYERLLEIYFQSDQQFGYHILLLTSQRLLENNQRLQESISRLEAALAQEKAARQMAAARGAA; via the coding sequence ATGAATTCCAATGCAGATTTTTCGAGAATTCTAGACCGCATCCTTGATACAGCGGCCGACAATTTCAGGATCGCAAAGATCCTCATTCAAATGGGACTTGATCCCGACAACATCACCTACGACGCACTGTTCAATCGGCTGTTTGAGATTGTGTTGGTGAACATCACGCTCGCCAACATGTTCGCCTTAGTTGGCGCCATATTCTTTGTCGCTACCTTGCTGATGCAGAGAATGGTGCCGCTGCGGGTCGCGAATATGGTCGGCTGTACATTCTTCGCAATTTCTTGCGCGCTTTCTGGAAGCGTCGCCACCTTTCTGCTTTATCTGCTGCTGTTGCCAGTCAATGCCGTTCGCCTCCGCCAACTGCTCAAGCTCGTTAAGAAAGCACGTAACGCGACGCGGGGTGACAGGTCGATGGAATGGCTCAAACCATTCATGACCGAACGTAGATATCGCCGAGGCGACATACTCTTCAGGAAGGGTGATGCCGCTTCGGAGATGTTCCTCATCGTCACCGGGACGTTTCTCGTCAAAGAAATCGGCGTCGAGCTTCCGCCAGGGCGCTTCATGGGAGAGCTTGGCTTTCTCACACCCGATAACCGGCGAACCGCGACTGTCGAGTGCATAGAAGAGGGCCAAGTCCTGACCATAACTTATGAAAGGCTACTTGAAATCTATTTTCAGAGTGATCAGCAATTCGGCTACCATATCCTCCTTCTGACCAGCCAGCGTCTTTTGGAAAACAACCAACGACTCCAGGAAAGCATCTCGCGGCTGGAAGCAGCTCTCGCACAAGAGAAGGCCGCGCGACAGATGGCAGCTGCGCGGGGCGCGGCTTGA
- a CDS encoding DUF1127 domain-containing protein, which yields MSTIHGTAELGPAAERRQVYSPLEAYWNAFQEWHKRRRLLANLCDLSDRELMDIGISRGEIDYVASHRGSDPRGILSGE from the coding sequence ATGAGCACGATCCACGGGACCGCCGAGCTGGGACCGGCAGCGGAAAGGCGGCAGGTCTACAGTCCTCTCGAAGCATACTGGAATGCATTTCAGGAGTGGCACAAGCGCCGGAGATTACTGGCCAACTTGTGCGACTTAAGTGACAGGGAGCTTATGGATATCGGTATTTCGCGAGGCGAAATCGACTACGTCGCCTCGCACCGGGGTAGCGATCCGCGAGGCATCCTATCGGGTGAATGA
- a CDS encoding winged helix-turn-helix domain-containing tetratricopeptide repeat protein produces the protein MRYLFEEYAFDTDRRELHRGAHVVSVAPQVFDLLDYLIRNRERVVSKDDLINAVWDGRSVSDAALTTRLNVARSAIGDSGEEQRLIKTLPRKGFRFVGQVREAQDVAGLNPGDAPESAPALPDKPSIVVLPFENMSGDPEQGYFADGMVEEITTALSRFKWLFVIAHNSSFTFKGRAVDIKEVGRRLGVRYILEGSVRKAAGKVRITGQLIDATTGVHIWADRFERALTDVFTLQDEVTVAVVSAIEPKLLQTEIAMATRRRAENLTAYDFHLRAMQQYYSFTREGLAEAITLAHRALELEPRFGLVAALGGLCHLQNVVLGYAVDPQFERKEAIRFARMALSFDDNDPDTLARASLISAYMVGDCESAIELADRAVALNSNSFNAWHYRGTVYRVAGLPEEAIRSFEPAIRISPVDPRLQRLFAGMGLAFIELRRFDEAIAAGKKAQRQSPSYVGTYRCLASAFAHLGRDAEAREAAARLLETDPTFTISALIARGGYSNAKLLVEGLRKAGLPE, from the coding sequence TTGCGCTATCTTTTCGAGGAATACGCATTCGACACCGACCGGCGCGAGTTGCATCGCGGGGCACACGTCGTTTCCGTCGCACCGCAGGTGTTCGATCTGCTTGATTACCTGATCCGCAACCGGGAGCGGGTCGTCAGCAAAGACGACCTCATCAACGCCGTTTGGGATGGGCGCAGCGTTTCGGATGCAGCACTGACGACCCGGCTGAATGTCGCCCGAAGCGCTATCGGCGACTCCGGGGAGGAGCAGCGCCTGATCAAGACGTTGCCACGCAAGGGATTCCGTTTCGTCGGACAGGTGCGGGAGGCGCAAGACGTTGCGGGCCTAAATCCCGGCGATGCGCCCGAGAGTGCTCCTGCGCTTCCCGACAAGCCGTCCATCGTCGTGCTGCCGTTTGAGAACATGAGCGGCGACCCCGAGCAGGGGTATTTTGCCGATGGGATGGTCGAGGAAATCACGACGGCGCTGTCGCGGTTCAAATGGCTCTTCGTGATCGCGCACAATTCGAGCTTCACCTTCAAAGGCCGAGCCGTCGATATCAAGGAAGTCGGCCGCAGGCTTGGCGTGCGCTATATCCTTGAGGGGTCTGTGCGCAAGGCGGCGGGTAAAGTCCGCATCACCGGGCAATTGATTGATGCGACTACGGGGGTGCACATCTGGGCGGACAGGTTCGAGCGTGCTCTGACAGACGTTTTCACTCTCCAGGACGAAGTGACGGTCGCTGTTGTCTCGGCCATTGAGCCAAAATTGTTGCAAACAGAAATTGCAATGGCGACGCGGCGGCGAGCGGAGAACCTCACGGCGTATGATTTTCATCTCCGAGCCATGCAACAGTACTATTCGTTTACCCGCGAAGGGCTGGCCGAGGCGATCACGCTGGCTCATCGAGCCTTGGAGCTGGAACCTCGGTTCGGCCTTGTCGCGGCCCTGGGAGGTCTCTGTCATCTGCAAAACGTCGTTTTGGGCTATGCTGTCGATCCGCAATTCGAGCGCAAGGAAGCAATTCGGTTTGCCCGCATGGCCCTGAGCTTCGACGATAATGATCCAGACACGTTAGCACGTGCGTCCCTCATCTCGGCGTACATGGTCGGCGATTGTGAAAGTGCGATCGAACTGGCTGACCGCGCGGTCGCGCTCAACTCAAATTCATTTAACGCATGGCACTACAGAGGCACGGTCTATAGAGTTGCGGGGCTGCCGGAGGAAGCGATCCGGAGCTTTGAACCTGCCATTCGCATCAGCCCGGTAGACCCGCGACTACAACGGTTGTTTGCAGGAATGGGGCTAGCCTTTATTGAGCTTCGTCGCTTTGACGAGGCCATCGCCGCAGGGAAGAAAGCTCAACGTCAAAGCCCCTCCTATGTGGGAACTTACCGCTGTCTCGCGTCGGCTTTCGCCCATCTCGGACGCGACGCTGAGGCGCGTGAGGCGGCGGCGCGTCTGCTTGAGACCGATCCCACATTTACAATATCTGCGTTGATCGCCCGAGGCGGGTACTCAAACGCGAAGCTGCTGGTTGAGGGCCTTCGGAAAGCGGGGTTGCCCGAATAG